One genomic segment of Peribacillus sp. FSL H8-0477 includes these proteins:
- a CDS encoding glucose 1-dehydrogenase, which yields MTRLQDKVAIITGSANGIGKAIAGRYAQEGAKIVIADFNEEALNSTVEMFKDKGVQALGVKVNVAVEEDIQRMIDDTVAAFGRVDILVNCAGVLDKMQAAHNVEDDVWQRVMDINVGGVMRSTRKILPLFQAQGSGIIVNLSSIAGLTGGRGGFTYTAAKHAVTGMTKNIASHYGPQGIRCNAIAPAQVETGLVASMEGMDMEGIKYATRGVNLMPRAGTPEEIADIALFLASNESSYVNGVVMAADAGWSAY from the coding sequence ATGACACGATTACAAGATAAAGTAGCCATTATTACAGGTAGTGCAAATGGGATCGGCAAAGCAATTGCAGGGCGTTATGCACAAGAAGGGGCAAAAATAGTCATTGCGGATTTCAATGAAGAGGCTTTAAATAGTACAGTTGAAATGTTTAAAGATAAAGGCGTACAAGCTCTAGGTGTGAAAGTTAATGTAGCAGTTGAAGAAGACATTCAGAGAATGATCGATGATACTGTCGCAGCTTTCGGCCGCGTTGATATTTTAGTGAATTGTGCGGGTGTGTTAGATAAAATGCAGGCTGCACACAATGTAGAAGATGATGTATGGCAGCGTGTTATGGATATTAATGTTGGCGGGGTTATGCGAAGCACACGTAAAATATTGCCACTATTTCAAGCACAAGGCAGTGGCATAATTGTAAACCTTTCATCGATTGCCGGCTTAACTGGGGGACGTGGAGGCTTCACGTATACAGCTGCTAAACACGCCGTAACGGGTATGACAAAAAACATAGCTTCACACTATGGTCCGCAAGGAATTCGCTGTAACGCAATCGCTCCAGCACAAGTAGAAACAGGGTTAGTCGCTTCAATGGAAGGAATGGACATGGAAGGTATAAAGTATGCAACGCGTGGGGTAAACCTGATGCCGCGTGCCGGCACACCTGAAGAAATTGCAGATATTGCTCTTTTCTTAGCTAGTAACGAATCTTCTTACGTTAACGGGGTAGTTATGGCTGCCGATGCGGGATGGTCCGCTTACTAA
- a CDS encoding ankyrin repeat domain-containing protein, which yields MKRLFVAIKHGDLHQMKAILKKNPALINCTAKHPPKKDDGQSPLQVAIKTGNFKIADYLIDAGADVNFIESESCNEWKMPVIQDAIRATIMSSRFLTFMYKNGEKVWEPYNTKEQFNAAFTLLKKIIEAGADIHSYDSYGNSCLGRAVLDAKQVIPAGVQDPKDKRPLNNELKEDLTVVFRLLFKSGANINEVHTDKEKSKMILHSFYKIEELILNNAEDQAGHI from the coding sequence TTGAAAAGGCTTTTTGTTGCCATTAAACACGGAGACCTGCATCAAATGAAGGCTATCTTGAAGAAAAATCCAGCACTCATTAATTGTACAGCCAAACACCCCCCAAAAAAAGATGATGGACAATCACCTTTACAGGTAGCGATTAAAACGGGAAATTTTAAAATTGCAGATTATTTGATTGATGCCGGTGCAGATGTGAATTTTATCGAGTCTGAAAGTTGTAATGAATGGAAAATGCCTGTCATACAAGATGCGATAAGAGCCACAATAATGAGTTCGAGGTTTCTAACATTTATGTATAAAAACGGAGAAAAAGTGTGGGAGCCCTATAACACAAAAGAGCAATTCAATGCAGCCTTTACTCTGTTAAAAAAAATAATTGAAGCAGGCGCAGATATTCATTCGTATGATTCATACGGGAATTCTTGTTTAGGAAGAGCGGTACTGGATGCCAAGCAAGTTATACCAGCCGGAGTTCAAGATCCCAAAGATAAGCGGCCATTAAATAATGAATTAAAGGAAGATTTAACGGTGGTTTTTCGTTTGCTTTTCAAGAGTGGAGCCAATATAAATGAAGTGCATACAGATAAAGAGAAGAGCAAGATGATTTTACACAGTTTTTATAAAATAGAGGAGCTCATACTGAATAATGCCGAGGACCAAGCGGGGCATATATAA